In a genomic window of Candidatus Zixiibacteriota bacterium:
- a CDS encoding DUF1579 family protein, with product MMEKFDFLIGDWDLEYRVPKSTFSETATGSGTGTFKRALDNKYVYFDYSSLVAGQKGEAHAIFAWDEKTKVYRYWWFESSGNFLTATCDFVKDGVLFLNWHDSLLKQTFKRISQNKVVLRMEHPNSNGEYELILEVIFTKK from the coding sequence ATGATGGAGAAATTTGACTTTTTAATAGGTGATTGGGATTTAGAATATAGAGTTCCAAAAAGCACATTCAGTGAAACTGCCACAGGTTCAGGGACTGGGACGTTCAAAAGAGCGTTGGATAATAAGTATGTTTATTTTGATTACTCCTCATTAGTAGCAGGACAAAAGGGAGAAGCACATGCAATCTTTGCCTGGGATGAGAAAACTAAAGTATATCGTTATTGGTGGTTTGAAAGCTCAGGGAATTTTTTAACCGCAACTTGTGATTTCGTTAAGGATGGAGTTCTGTTTTTAAATTGGCATGATAGTTTGCTTAAACAGACCTTCAAAAGAATAAGTCAAAATAAAGTGGTTTTGAGAATGGAGCATCCGAATTCTAATGGGGAGTATGAACTGATATTGGAAGTGATATTTACTAAAAAATAA
- a CDS encoding radical SAM protein produces the protein MEDFKPGYLKLYHSKELFKRIEILNQALSSCQLCPRRCKVNRLKDEKGICLTGRLACVSSFGPHFGEESPLVGTGGS, from the coding sequence ATGGAAGATTTTAAGCCAGGATACCTGAAGCTTTACCACTCCAAAGAGCTTTTTAAACGAATTGAAATTCTAAATCAAGCCCTTTCTTCCTGCCAGCTCTGTCCTCGAAGATGCAAGGTTAATCGTCTAAAAGATGAAAAGGGGATCTGCCTGACCGGGAGATTGGCTTGTGTTTCTTCTTTTGGTCCTCATTTTGGTGAGGAGTCTCCTTTAGTCGGGACTGGCGGGTCG